The window CTTCATGATATATTTGGCCATGACTGGCCATCTTTGGCAGAACGAGTCTGGGATTTTTCCCTCTCTCAGGTCCCCAAGGGTCCGGACCCGCTCCATCTCTGTCCCGAAGGGCTGGAATAGCTCTAGAGCCAGCACTCCGATGCTGTACATGTCTGACTGGGAGAGCAACAACACAGATACAGTTTAGAGTCATATTCAGTACAGCTGGGAAAATGTCATAGAAGAGATAATGAGGAAgttataaatgataaaacaataaagttgatGAATGATTAACTTTAGCACTGAAATAAACCACATGTATCAGTAATATGTTTACCTTTGAATCATAATGGGAGCCCTTCAGCTGTTCCGGTGCAGCATACACAAATGTGCCGACACCTGTAGTATGTGAAGAATCTGCAAAATACACCAGAAATGTGACTTTAAGTCaaatagcaccacctactggtGATTCTGGTTGCTGCTTTATCATGAAAAAGCAACAAGCTTAGAGGCACAGTGTTACCGCTGTTTGGAGAGGTGGTGTTTTTATGGCCAGCCACTATCATGTCCCTGCAGGCCAAACCAAAGTCCCCGATCCGAACGTGGCAGTCATGACCGTGGAGGAAAATGTTTCTCGgctgtggaaaaaataaaaaagaaattacataaGTTTCATGTCATTAGTGTAAAGGGGCAGATGTCCAAGGCATGTGATTATgatgtttcatttcagtgtgAACCGATTACAATTTTGCAACATTACATTATGAACATAAATCTTACAGGACAGATACTGTATCCTCTATTCAAATTTGGAAATACTGTAGATTTTTCTCGGCATTTCAGAAGATGGATTGTTAAAGCTTACATGCTTACCAAAGttttataaaagtaaaatactgaAGTGCCACCAGCACTTGAACAACTTGTTAACTACCCCAAAGGAGGGTGTCACCAGTCCCCATAATTGGCCCCAAATGCACCAAGAAGTTATCAGTTGCAACAGGAAGGCTGTACATCAAACTTAGACATGTAACTCTAAAACCCGCATGAGGAAATCAACACATAACGGAGAAAACAGAAGTAGCGCTTGACAACACCAGGATGGAAGTAGCATTTTGATACTCAATCCTCAAACTGCCAAATTCTCTGAAAAATGGGTGTTTGCATTGACAAACCAGAATAACCAGCTTTGAACCACTGCGTACCTTCTCAAAAactgaacacagacagcagtGAAGCTGCAATGCCTGGTCATGTTGGAGGAGGACAAAGCAAGTGAGGATAGGAGCGCTAACATTACCATGTTATACAACAATGAATTCTACACTGCCATTATGGACGAAGACCTGAGATGTATCGAAGACATGTCAAAAAAGTACGGCAGCAACTTTCTCATCAAGATAAAGGATGGCGCACCTGGAAAAGTTTTCCTGAAGGTAAATGCAACTATGCAAACACTTTAGACGATGTTACATGCAGGTTTAACTTTACAGAAAACACTGTCAAATGGACTAAAATATAGCatcttatatattataatattgccaaatcataaccaaatgaaaagcaaaaaaaagcaaagacaaagtACTTCATGTAGAGTTAAGACTacaacatatttgtgttttctggtaCTCCAGTTTGTCTGGTCTTGTCTTCCCTTAGGGGCTTGCCATCCTCCCCCTTCATCTGGCTGCTTCTTACAGAAGAGTACAGAGCATGCAGAGCCTGATGTCAGCAGGGGCAGACCCTGAAATTAGGTCTGagcagatacacacactcacacattgcGCACATACTGCAGTGTTAtgtgaggttgttttttttttcagggtgTAAGCctctcataaaataaaaaaaaggaactaaGTAAGAGTTGCTGAATTAAGACCATTTCAGCAGTTCAGCTCAGTAGTTTATTTCCCATAACAAAGAAGATGGCACCTAAGAATAATTTCTAGTAAAAATGAAGACTTCCTGTCTCAATTCCTGGAAATTCCACTCATACAAAGTGACACCCACCACAATGACACAAATGCCACTGGTTTCCTTTTATGTCTAACAAAGAGCTGACAGCTCTCCATCCGCACCAGTTTCACCGTCTCTGCCTCTGCTACAGGGACCAGCTGGGTCGAACCACACTGCACTTGCTGATATCCGCTTGGCCGAGCATCCTGACTACTTGGCTAAAACCGGGTTCCAAGCTCCAGACTGCTGCGATCGGCGTGTGTGGGCAGGCAGAGGCCTGTCTACGGCTCCTCTGTGAGCACGGAGTTAACATCAGTGCAGAGGTGACCGTTTTTTCATACAACAAATCAACTCTTGCTGTGCTAATGTAAGCTCCTTTCTTTGAAATTCAATAAGTAGAAGGTATACCCAGCAATGCCAGAGTTAGTTCAATTCCAACTTAGGCCACCCATTCTTAAAGGGAAAGTTTAATGTTGTATTAAATTGTGACTATTAAGTAATCTGTGTTGCTAGGTAGATGtctaaaaaacttttttaaggATTCTCAAGAATGTGCCTAGAAGTTTTTATAGTTCCACCTGAAATATTCCTCTTAaggtgtgtgtttcttgtgtcTAGGTGGAGGGAGAGAGCCACCAGACAGCTCTCCACCTATCAGTAAGCTACGCGGCTCTGTCTGCTGTCCAGATTCTGGCCAGCTACGGTGCTGATGTTAATGCTGTGGACAGCAGTGGGATGACGCCACTGCACATGGCCGCTGGGATCCTCCATAAGGATATTATAGCCATCTTGATCAGGCAGGGAGCAGATATCAACATGGTAAATATTGTTTCtactttttatgtttgttttggcagtgggggacagtttttttttatttttttccttttcttaaacttatacaaaacacaaaagaccAACACAGTAGAGCTTCTCACAGCAGTCATATCAgaaaaagcacaagtgtaattaataacattaataacgACTGTATTGCATGGTGTACTGGGACACAGAGCCACTGTTAATATTATGAATAACACCTGTGCGTTTCCTACTATAAGTCAAAATGTATAAGTCAAAACTACTACAATTCAGCAATCCTCACATAAAGTATGTGATGTGATGAATTACACATAAACgatttattttgtgtatatgCATATCTCATAAGTGAAACTCAGTGATTCCACTTTGCCGTCACTTCACTGGCTTTTCTGCGCTCTTAATTctgttattgttaatataaGTGTCAAGTCCTACATTTGTCCAAcaataaattaatgtaaattcTTGACTTTTTTCAAGGGAGTGAAGCACTCTGGGAATACTCCTCTGCACCTGGCTGTCGTGGCAATGGCTATGAAGACCAGTAAAACCCTGGAAGAAGACATTAGCTGCATCTCTGAGCTGCTGGAGGGGGGCGCTGAGCCAGACGCAGTGAACAAAGCCGGAATGACGCCTTTACAGGACGCGTGCAGCATGGGCAACAAGGAACTTGTAGACCTGCTGCTGAGGTACGGCGCAAACATCAATAAGCTGAGCAGATCAGGGGAGAACTGTCTGTTCCTGTTCCTAAACCACAGGCCTAACATAAGGAACAGCTCTCTGCTGGTGAAACTACTCAGCCTGACGTCCCCGCTTACAGTCTACAACCAAAAAGGCCACCTGCCCTCAGCCTTGACACTACCATGTTTCTTCAAACAGAGAGACCAGCTATTAAAACTCAGCCAACAGCCAAGGAGGCTTCAGGACATTTGCAAGAGTGATATTTATCTAAAACATATCCGAGGCAAGAGAGAAGAGTTGAGAAAAATACTGCCTGAGAGGCTGTATGACTTTACATTCAATTACTGGGAGAATATACATAACATCTCCTTTATGACAGACGGTGAAATGGAttcttttaataatgtttttaatatcaCTTCTAGTTGACACATGTGTCGATGTCAACTGCAAAGGCTTGCTTTAAGCTACAGAAATCTCACACATACAATGTGCCAAACATATGCTAATAAAATCAAATCTATTGAATCACATTACCTTCAGGTCTCTGTGCATGATTCCTCTAGAGTGAATGTACTCCACTCCTTCAAGTATGTTCCTCAGCAGGCTGACAGTGTGTTCTTTATTAACACATCCATAAGGAcctgaaaatacaaaagaaaaaattttgtttttccaaaattTGCTTAATATCTCAgaatacatgtaaacacatgaaactatctgactaaatataattaaatgagcaGAGGTGACATTTGCAGTCATTTGTAAATGACGAGCAACTGATTAGCATTTACaagtcatttaaataaatgtaatctgTATTGGAgtacaataatattaaaaagtaaTGCATGTTAAACAATTACATCTTGATGGTTGTTCCTCTTTGGGCTTGTTGTTCCTCTCAGAGATCCAGTCCTTCAGCGAGCGTTCACACAGCTGCATCTGAATATAGAGCATCAGGTGGAACTGAACCTGCACATAAAGAGGAACAAGAATTTCaaatttctcttcttttttaaatgcagaTTTCACATTCTGTAcctattctgttttttaaatgtatcttaAAAGAACACTCCACCAATTTACCATTGGGGTTCCACTTTAAAGAACACTTTTCgagtaatttaaaaaatgtaaaacgtGTCCATCTAACCTTTTAGCAATTTGTCTTACCACCAACAGCTTCTTTTAGCACATACCTCTTTAGCAGGCTTTGCTATGGGTGTGCCAGCCCACTGCCAATACTCCTTGTCAATGCAGGAGTTGTTGTTCAGCTCGATGCTGCTCCTGCTGGACTCCTCTTCTATCAGTGCTGAAGTGTCCAAATTCATTGCAGGACATTTGGAGCTTATCTTGGGACCTTGCTTTCCCAGGAACACACAGGGAACGTAGTTCTCTGGAATGCCGTGCATGGTCTTCGGACACACCACCTGGCCCTTCTCTTGTGCGGGGACTAAGGCTGTAACAGGCTCGGTCTCTCTTGGAGGAACTGTGGcaattgtgtctgtttgtgcttGACCGAGGCTTTGAAAAACTATAGAGGAGCTTGTGTCGCTGCTGTTATGGCTCTCATCAGAACtgcaaaaaagagaagagatagTTTTAGTGTCATTGTACAAAATTATGACATTATGGTCATATCTTTAATATCCAGGTGCTGAGTGCAAAAAATATGGGTACTTTCTGTTCTTCAAAGACTCGCAAAACTGTGAGATTCTCCTTAATACACCCTAAAACACCCTTACTGAAATGGTAGTTAAGTGTGGTGGTCAATCAAAATTTGCTCACTCACACTAAAATGAATCTAGTCTGTATTTGATGAAAAAGTACTCAATAAATGTTAACACCAGATAAGAGGAAGGTTTTATGTAAACAGGCTGGTTGATACAGGCtaagaagaaaaactgtttaTATATAATAGTATTA is drawn from Thunnus thynnus chromosome 20, fThuThy2.1, whole genome shotgun sequence and contains these coding sequences:
- the eif2ak1 gene encoding eukaryotic translation initiation factor 2-alpha kinase 1 isoform X2, yielding MDLGEKNIVEMIAKVIEEASDTDNNCEVLMAGKQYPSIQEFASAIPNHLLLGSLLEHLCFVYESNPARSRMLFKVIGQRLAAMNLLSPLAVSDEFSTVRLQHNRAFTELLHAASSSLYPQGQQLHSTNAHNFAVRPKEGLFQAQTSRYLSEFEEICRLGKGSYGNVFKVMNKLDGQCYAVKKILIKKVSKDDCIKVLREVKVLSSLQHVNVVGYHTAWMEHVQPAAQPESLLPALESPGLQDSSDESHNSSDTSSSIVFQSLGQAQTDTIATVPPRETEPVTALVPAQEKGQVVCPKTMHGIPENYVPCVFLGKQGPKISSKCPAMNLDTSALIEEESSRSSIELNNNSCIDKEYWQWAGTPIAKPAKEVQFHLMLYIQMQLCERSLKDWISERNNKPKEEQPSRCPYGCVNKEHTVSLLRNILEGVEYIHSRGIMHRDLKPRNIFLHGHDCHVRIGDFGLACRDMIVAGHKNTTSPNSDSSHTTGVGTFVYAAPEQLKGSHYDSKSDMYSIGVLALELFQPFGTEMERVRTLGDLREGKIPDSFCQRWPVMAKYIMKLTSKDPSVRPTASQLLESELFCSKDMVIHGLQRKVEEQEEEIIQLRRQISQLQTSQVTDHFSESDKI
- the LOC137171814 gene encoding ankyrin repeat domain-containing protein 61-like isoform X2, producing the protein MQSLMSAGADPEIRDQLGRTTLHLLISAWPSILTTWLKPGSKLQTAAIGVCGQAEACLRLLCEHGVNISAEVEGESHQTALHLSVSYAALSAVQILASYGADVNAVDSSGMTPLHMAAGILHKDIIAILIRQGADINMGVKHSGNTPLHLAVVAMAMKTSKTLEEDISCISELLEGGAEPDAVNKAGMTPLQDACSMGNKELVDLLLRYGANINKLSRSGENCLFLFLNHRPNIRNSSLLVKLLSLTSPLTVYNQKGHLPSALTLPCFFKQRDQLLKLSQQPRRLQDICKSDIYLKHIRGKREELRKILPERLYDFTFNYWENIHNISFMTDGEMDSFNNVFNITSS
- the LOC137171814 gene encoding ankyrin repeat domain-containing protein 61-like isoform X1, with the translated sequence MLEEDKASEDRSANITMLYNNEFYTAIMDEDLRCIEDMSKKYGSNFLIKIKDGAPGKVFLKGLAILPLHLAASYRRVQSMQSLMSAGADPEIRDQLGRTTLHLLISAWPSILTTWLKPGSKLQTAAIGVCGQAEACLRLLCEHGVNISAEVEGESHQTALHLSVSYAALSAVQILASYGADVNAVDSSGMTPLHMAAGILHKDIIAILIRQGADINMGVKHSGNTPLHLAVVAMAMKTSKTLEEDISCISELLEGGAEPDAVNKAGMTPLQDACSMGNKELVDLLLRYGANINKLSRSGENCLFLFLNHRPNIRNSSLLVKLLSLTSPLTVYNQKGHLPSALTLPCFFKQRDQLLKLSQQPRRLQDICKSDIYLKHIRGKREELRKILPERLYDFTFNYWENIHNISFMTDGEMDSFNNVFNITSS